A region of Kribbella sp. NBC_01245 DNA encodes the following proteins:
- the ngcE gene encoding N-acetylglucosamine/diacetylchitobiose ABC transporter substrate-binding protein, protein MTAPLNPSRRAFLQRSAVATLMATGGGTLLSACASGGDDAPPSSEGGGEKTAENPFGVKADAPLDVVIFKGGYGDDYAKFHESLYKKKFAAAEIKHAGITDITPQLQPRFNGGNPPDVIDNAGASLLPFSTLASTGQLADLTPLLDAASVDDANVKVKDSIEEIAIEAAQLEGKPLVMNYVLTVYGIWYNKKLFTEKGWEPAKDWAGFLALCEEIKKSGIAPIAYQGKHPYYMGQVLLDMAVKHGGQDVIYAIDGLEPNAWKSPSIKAAAEAILELKGKGYFMQGTDGLDHIQSQTAWNQGKAAFIPSGSWLENEQKPVAPADFATTVTYTPLLEGSKLPVDCTEISAGEGFIVPAKAKNVAGGLEFLRIMLSKEGAGKFTELTGSPTIVKGAAEGLKLSPGAASSSALLTSGAANNWSTYFTTWYSTMNKPVYSVVAELCAGRVTSDEFMTRIQKIADDTAKDPKTVKRSREK, encoded by the coding sequence ATGACCGCTCCCCTCAACCCGTCGCGCCGCGCGTTCCTGCAGCGCAGCGCGGTCGCCACGCTGATGGCCACCGGTGGTGGCACGCTGCTGTCCGCCTGTGCCAGCGGTGGCGATGACGCGCCGCCGAGCAGCGAAGGCGGCGGCGAGAAGACCGCGGAGAACCCGTTCGGTGTGAAGGCCGACGCGCCGCTCGATGTCGTCATCTTCAAGGGCGGCTACGGCGACGACTACGCCAAGTTCCACGAGTCGCTGTACAAGAAGAAGTTCGCGGCCGCGGAGATCAAGCACGCCGGTATCACCGACATCACGCCGCAGCTGCAGCCGCGCTTCAACGGTGGCAACCCGCCCGACGTGATCGACAACGCCGGTGCTTCGCTGCTGCCGTTCTCGACGCTGGCCAGCACCGGTCAGCTGGCCGACCTGACCCCGCTGCTCGACGCGGCTTCGGTCGACGACGCGAACGTCAAGGTCAAGGACAGCATCGAGGAGATCGCCATCGAGGCGGCTCAGCTCGAGGGCAAGCCGCTGGTGATGAACTACGTCCTCACCGTTTACGGCATCTGGTACAACAAGAAGCTCTTCACCGAGAAGGGCTGGGAGCCGGCCAAGGACTGGGCGGGCTTCCTCGCACTGTGCGAGGAGATCAAGAAGTCGGGTATCGCCCCGATCGCCTACCAGGGCAAGCACCCGTACTACATGGGTCAGGTCCTGCTCGACATGGCCGTCAAGCACGGTGGCCAGGACGTCATCTACGCCATCGACGGCCTCGAGCCGAACGCGTGGAAGTCGCCCTCGATCAAGGCTGCGGCCGAGGCGATCCTCGAGCTCAAGGGCAAGGGCTACTTCATGCAGGGCACGGACGGTCTGGACCACATCCAGTCGCAGACCGCCTGGAACCAGGGCAAGGCCGCCTTCATCCCCAGCGGTTCCTGGCTCGAGAACGAGCAGAAGCCGGTCGCGCCGGCCGACTTCGCGACGACGGTGACCTACACGCCGCTGCTCGAGGGCTCGAAGCTGCCCGTCGACTGCACCGAGATCAGCGCCGGCGAGGGCTTCATCGTGCCGGCGAAGGCCAAGAACGTGGCCGGTGGCCTCGAGTTCCTGCGCATCATGCTGTCGAAGGAAGGTGCCGGCAAGTTCACCGAGCTGACCGGTTCGCCGACCATCGTCAAGGGTGCCGCCGAGGGCCTCAAGCTGAGCCCGGGCGCCGCGTCGTCCAGCGCCCTGCTGACCTCGGGTGCCGCCAACAACTGGTCGACTTACTTCACTACGTGGTACTCGACCATGAACAAGCCGGTTTACAGTGTTGTAGCCGAGCTGTGCGCCGGGCGTGTGACGTCCGACGAGTTCATGACCCGTATCCAGAAGATCGCCGACGACACCGCCAAGGACCCGAAGACGGTCAAGCGGTCTCGCGAAAAGTGA
- a CDS encoding ArsR/SmtB family transcription factor: MSLESSGQLRRLLDDATAIRALAHPVRLELQSLLGREGPLTAADAARRLGISQALASHHLRQLAKYDFVEPAPGKDNRERPWQLVSTSQSWRGADATPEGAAAADVLEQLLAERALTTFLDWQQRRKTESTAWREHSGIGHSSVYLTAEELAEVDNRIEAVLAEFIEQRPIDDKSTRPPGSRLVDIVHMISVLPAGQEGDGDA, encoded by the coding sequence ATGTCTTTGGAGTCGAGTGGGCAGCTTAGGCGGTTGCTGGATGATGCGACGGCGATTCGGGCGTTGGCGCATCCCGTGCGGTTGGAGTTGCAGTCGTTGCTGGGGCGGGAAGGACCGCTGACGGCGGCGGATGCGGCGCGGCGCCTCGGGATCAGCCAGGCGTTGGCATCGCATCACCTGCGGCAGCTGGCGAAGTACGACTTCGTCGAACCCGCGCCCGGCAAGGACAACCGCGAGCGGCCTTGGCAGTTGGTCTCGACGTCGCAGAGCTGGCGAGGGGCGGACGCGACTCCGGAAGGCGCGGCCGCGGCCGACGTACTCGAGCAGTTGCTGGCAGAGCGGGCGCTCACCACCTTCCTCGACTGGCAGCAGCGGCGTAAGACCGAGAGCACGGCGTGGCGGGAGCACAGCGGTATCGGGCACAGCTCGGTCTACCTGACCGCGGAGGAACTGGCCGAGGTCGATAACCGGATCGAGGCCGTGCTGGCGGAGTTCATCGAACAGCGCCCGATCGACGACAAGTCCACCCGGCCACCCGGCAGCCGGTTGGTGGACATCGTCCACATGATCTCGGTACTGCCGGCCGGGCAGGAGGGGGACGGCGATGCGTGA
- a CDS encoding SIS domain-containing protein: MASTVSAEGYLEALAPIMAAVSAQASGPIQTAADLVVESLRANGVVQAFGSGHSEALAMEIAGRAGGLVPTNRIALRDLVLLGGEPREVLSTGILERDPSVARRLYDLTSPAASDIFVIASNSGVNGSIVELATVVKEKGHKLIALTSLQHTSGVESRHPSGTKLIDHADVVLDNGAPYGDSVLELPSGGSVCAVSSITAALLAQLLVAEVVRRLTEAGETPPVYLSANIPGGDDHNHVLEERYDGRIRRTA; the protein is encoded by the coding sequence ATGGCCAGCACGGTCAGTGCGGAGGGGTATCTGGAGGCACTGGCACCGATCATGGCCGCGGTCTCGGCCCAGGCGAGCGGCCCGATCCAGACGGCCGCCGATCTGGTCGTCGAGTCGTTGCGTGCCAACGGTGTGGTGCAGGCGTTCGGTTCGGGACACTCCGAGGCCCTCGCGATGGAGATCGCGGGCCGGGCCGGTGGACTGGTACCGACGAACCGGATCGCGTTGCGCGATCTGGTCCTGCTGGGCGGCGAACCGCGCGAGGTGCTGAGTACCGGCATTCTCGAGCGCGACCCCTCGGTGGCGCGGCGCCTGTACGACCTGACCTCGCCGGCCGCGTCCGACATCTTCGTGATCGCGTCGAACTCCGGGGTGAACGGCTCGATCGTCGAGCTCGCCACGGTGGTCAAGGAGAAAGGCCACAAGCTGATCGCCCTGACCTCTCTCCAACACACTTCCGGGGTCGAATCCCGTCATCCATCCGGAACGAAGTTGATCGACCATGCCGACGTCGTGCTGGACAACGGCGCGCCGTACGGCGACTCGGTGCTGGAGCTGCCCAGTGGTGGCAGTGTCTGTGCTGTGTCGTCCATCACCGCCGCGCTGCTGGCGCAGTTGCTCGTCGCCGAAGTGGTGCGACGGCTGACCGAAGCCGGTGAGACACCTCCGGTCTACCTGTCCGCGAACATCCCGGGCGGGGACGACCACAATCACGTCCTGGAAGAAAGGTACGACGGCCGGATCCGTCGTACTGCCTGA
- a CDS encoding N-acetylglucosamine kinase, with protein MTNVGLVPEPAQKVVSRPAGPLVLGGDLGGTSTRILIASHDGTVVGRGSAGGGNPTSHPASAAAALGQALRQALAGIDPATVGAAVIGAAGGSALTKPEVRAQFDAAWSGVGLTCRADYIGDLEVAFASGTSEPDGTVLIAGTGSAAGTVVDHRLTRTADGHGWLLGDDGSGFWLGREAVRSVLRALDLGESTGPLATAVIAALLPDGGGAPSPERPGFSPLRDDLVRAANSQPPVMLAALARTVVTAYDAGDATAQALVKRAAELLTETVSRIRSADDTRPLVLAGSVAGENSPVGQALRKAIHDRFAGEVRTARDGVGGATWLALSTLNPTLATPTSHTKLTQPST; from the coding sequence ATGACGAATGTGGGGCTGGTTCCGGAACCAGCGCAGAAGGTGGTCTCCAGGCCAGCAGGCCCACTGGTCCTGGGTGGAGATCTGGGTGGAACGTCGACCCGGATCCTGATCGCGTCACATGACGGCACGGTAGTCGGCCGCGGGTCCGCGGGTGGTGGTAATCCGACCAGCCATCCCGCCAGTGCCGCGGCGGCCCTCGGACAGGCCTTGCGGCAAGCGCTCGCCGGGATCGACCCGGCCACCGTCGGCGCCGCGGTGATCGGCGCGGCCGGCGGTTCCGCGCTGACGAAACCGGAGGTCCGGGCCCAGTTCGACGCGGCCTGGTCCGGCGTTGGCCTGACCTGCCGGGCGGACTACATCGGCGATCTCGAAGTTGCTTTCGCGTCAGGCACTTCCGAGCCTGACGGCACCGTGCTGATCGCGGGCACGGGCAGCGCCGCGGGCACCGTCGTCGACCACCGATTGACCCGTACGGCGGACGGCCATGGCTGGTTGCTCGGCGACGACGGCTCGGGTTTTTGGCTCGGCCGCGAGGCTGTGCGCAGTGTCTTGCGCGCACTCGACCTCGGCGAATCGACCGGGCCCCTCGCCACTGCCGTGATCGCGGCCTTGCTACCCGATGGCGGCGGTGCACCGAGCCCGGAAAGGCCCGGATTCAGCCCACTTCGCGACGATCTGGTCCGGGCGGCGAACTCCCAGCCGCCGGTCATGCTGGCCGCCTTGGCCCGCACGGTGGTGACGGCGTACGACGCGGGTGATGCCACTGCACAGGCGCTAGTGAAACGCGCAGCCGAGTTGCTCACAGAGACAGTCAGCCGGATCAGATCAGCCGATGACACCCGCCCATTGGTCCTCGCGGGCAGCGTCGCGGGCGAGAATTCACCAGTCGGTCAGGCCCTCCGGAAAGCCATCCACGACCGCTTCGCCGGCGAAGTCCGAACCGCCCGCGACGGCGTAGGCGGCGCCACCTGGCTAGCCCTCTCCACCCTCAACCCCACCCTCGCCACCCCCACCTCCCACACCAAACTCACCCAGCCCTCCACCTGA